From the Chloroflexus aurantiacus J-10-fl genome, one window contains:
- a CDS encoding ABC transporter ATP-binding protein — translation MVNDKQVRLLAFKERTLLRLPFQLIPPPQAASNVSWSRLLSYLRPYRGWIVVALIAMVISAGLGLVIPLAIGQVVNLITGDQALPVVQIAQLLGIVMIGQLLTGVIQTYCLSFVGERVVSDLRIAAYEHLQKLDLAFFEQRRTGEITSRITNDVTLIQTTVTNSLPTLLGGVIQLVGAVALMLVVSWQLSGLALILVPTLVLIGVFFGRWLRQISTAVQDRLADATSILEETVAGVRVVRSFRREDYEITRFRAAVEATFATALKLARIRAIFQPAMSLAVWMALIGILAIGGYLVSTGVLTTGSLISFLFYAVMAAGSMGVFASLFAQLQEALGATTRVFELLDQQPLVADAPDAIPLPPVEGRIEFREVSFAYQSATSNGSPAPVVLRDFSLTIEAGEMVALVGPSGAGKSTIASLIPRFYDVSAGSVLIDGYDVRRVQIQSLRDQIGIVLQETQLFSGSVRDNIRYGRLEATDEEIEAAARMANAHEFICQLPDGYDTPVGERGVRLSGGQRQRIAIARAILKNPRILILDEATSSLDSESERLVQEALERLMAGRTSIVIAHRLSTVQRADRIAVIVAGELVEIGTHHELLARDGVYARLYERQFLQPIPATAAV, via the coding sequence TGCCAGTAATGTAAGCTGGTCCCGGCTACTTTCCTATCTGCGTCCTTACCGTGGTTGGATCGTAGTAGCGCTGATCGCCATGGTCATCAGTGCCGGTTTGGGTCTGGTAATTCCGTTAGCGATTGGTCAGGTTGTTAATCTGATAACCGGCGACCAGGCATTACCGGTCGTCCAGATTGCCCAACTTCTGGGTATTGTGATGATTGGGCAACTTCTGACCGGTGTTATTCAGACCTACTGTCTAAGCTTCGTTGGTGAGCGTGTTGTCAGCGATCTACGCATTGCAGCGTATGAACATCTGCAAAAGCTCGATCTCGCCTTTTTCGAGCAGCGTCGAACAGGTGAAATCACGTCGCGCATTACCAACGACGTGACCCTTATCCAGACAACGGTGACCAATAGTCTGCCAACGCTACTGGGAGGTGTCATTCAGTTAGTTGGGGCTGTTGCTCTGATGCTCGTTGTCTCGTGGCAGCTCAGTGGTCTGGCGTTGATCCTGGTGCCGACGCTGGTGTTGATTGGGGTTTTCTTCGGTCGCTGGCTACGCCAGATTTCGACCGCCGTGCAAGACCGGCTGGCCGATGCAACCAGCATTCTGGAAGAGACGGTTGCCGGTGTGCGGGTCGTTCGCTCGTTCAGACGTGAGGACTACGAAATTACCCGTTTTCGGGCAGCGGTCGAAGCAACCTTTGCGACAGCGTTGAAGCTTGCCCGGATTCGCGCGATCTTTCAGCCGGCAATGTCGCTGGCGGTGTGGATGGCGTTGATCGGCATTCTGGCTATCGGCGGCTATCTGGTGAGCACCGGTGTGCTGACGACGGGCAGCCTGATCTCGTTTCTGTTCTACGCAGTGATGGCTGCCGGGTCAATGGGTGTGTTTGCAAGCCTGTTTGCTCAGTTGCAAGAGGCACTTGGGGCAACCACCCGGGTCTTCGAGCTGCTCGATCAGCAACCATTGGTGGCCGATGCGCCTGATGCCATTCCCTTACCGCCTGTCGAGGGGCGGATTGAGTTCCGCGAGGTGTCGTTTGCCTATCAATCGGCAACCAGCAATGGCTCGCCTGCACCGGTAGTCCTGCGCGACTTTTCGCTCACCATTGAAGCAGGGGAAATGGTAGCCCTGGTTGGGCCTAGCGGTGCCGGCAAGAGTACGATTGCCAGCCTGATCCCACGGTTCTACGACGTGAGTGCCGGTAGCGTGCTCATCGATGGTTATGATGTGCGGCGGGTCCAGATACAGTCGCTCCGGGATCAGATCGGAATCGTGTTGCAGGAAACCCAACTCTTCAGCGGCAGTGTTCGCGATAACATCCGCTATGGCCGTCTCGAAGCCACTGATGAAGAGATTGAAGCGGCTGCCCGGATGGCGAATGCGCACGAGTTCATCTGTCAATTGCCAGATGGGTACGATACACCGGTCGGCGAGCGTGGGGTGCGCTTGAGTGGCGGTCAGCGCCAGCGGATTGCCATTGCCCGGGCGATTCTGAAAAATCCGCGCATCCTGATTTTGGACGAGGCCACCAGTTCGCTCGACAGCGAGAGCGAGCGGTTGGTGCAAGAGGCCCTGGAACGGCTCATGGCCGGACGTACCAGTATCGTCATTGCCCATCGCCTGAGCACAGTGCAGCGCGCTGATCGCATTGCGGTGATCGTAGCGGGTGAGCTGGTTGAAATTGGTACTCATCACGAGCTGCTTGCCCGTGATGGTGTCTATGCCCGGTTGTACGAACGACAATTTTTGCAGCCAATACCGGCAACGGCTGCTGTGTAA
- a CDS encoding carbohydrate kinase family protein, whose translation MNAILCYGSLCADLRIWLPHWPRQGSGIHAVRTRWLAGGNALNEARALVSWGVKPLLYGDRLGYDAGGDLVAAELTALGLMTHIERSANVATPVCHILITPDGERTIIALRQQTAASPPSAEVLATCQIVSVSRYGLYTTEVATTARQLNRLVVVGDVSDPADPLAQAADVIVTSVDLLGTAPFQRAAALQQVRGAPVFITDGPRPAWVLVAGSWYEAAPPSTESSDLTGAGDVFRAGVVYGIWKGWDWQEILLFATNAATTFVIEQSTA comes from the coding sequence ATGAATGCAATCCTCTGCTACGGCTCTCTTTGTGCTGACTTGCGCATCTGGTTACCCCATTGGCCGCGACAAGGCAGCGGTATCCATGCCGTGCGTACACGCTGGTTGGCCGGCGGCAATGCGTTGAACGAAGCCCGCGCACTGGTGAGCTGGGGTGTCAAGCCGCTCCTGTACGGAGACCGGTTAGGTTACGATGCCGGCGGTGATCTGGTTGCGGCTGAGTTAACCGCGTTGGGCCTGATGACCCACATCGAAAGAAGTGCGAACGTCGCAACGCCGGTATGCCATATCCTGATTACCCCCGATGGTGAACGCACGATCATTGCTTTGCGTCAACAGACGGCGGCTTCGCCACCATCAGCAGAAGTCTTAGCAACCTGCCAGATCGTTAGTGTCAGTCGCTACGGCCTCTACACCACGGAAGTCGCTACCACTGCACGACAGCTCAATCGGCTGGTGGTGGTCGGTGATGTGAGCGATCCTGCCGATCCCCTGGCTCAGGCCGCCGATGTGATTGTTACGTCGGTTGATCTGTTGGGTACCGCACCGTTTCAACGGGCAGCTGCTTTGCAACAGGTGCGTGGCGCCCCCGTCTTCATCACCGACGGCCCTCGTCCGGCTTGGGTTTTGGTTGCCGGTAGCTGGTACGAAGCAGCACCGCCTTCAACGGAGAGCAGTGATCTCACCGGAGCCGGTGATGTCTTTCGGGCGGGTGTGGTGTACGGTATCTGGAAAGGATGGGACTGGCAGGAAATCCTTCTGTTTGCTACAAATGCTGCCACGACGTTTGTCATCGAACAATCGACAGCGTGA
- a CDS encoding alpha-amylase family glycosyl hydrolase — protein MSYELYEQTDQIILRTARYELGWSTDSGALIVFRRDNGPNILGFGPPVAGVDVAIGSPTNWITAQTFARYIWHRLQILPDGYLQMTIIVGLGPFKVFDHYLLSDEVIERWIEIENVSGDELRMYGVRLIIPHVQIGSPDRCTFEAPGNSVRPRAPYTIACTQDRNILPRRFFAPGLRGGSAFEPAPTQGAGVMALVNSDLALTFLCWYAGDDEAALPYVQGSHTAVSLAYEIAVAGWLPSDWRFALGRQFFTLTPEPWPAALAIYRALTPFPRPPMPWLRDAIIYVADLRQHGGADGLRHRLPELTTLGVDTLCLLPWHTVGDRPHLIGDLEQIDPACGDHETIQQLVAAAHQHGMRVLVDVAMQGCAPDSRYLNEHPEWFVRDESGAFVIGTPADVPAVARHPGVALATGGYHFDWLRSDWRLYWQQWVIGQVDHFALDGIRAVAPYSAAPAWIRRASLRASTGSALMVQTLQEIATARPELAMISTLSGPRSAQFAGGWFDYPSHHMLVHLAMRRITPAEWSAYQRDYAELYPDTYRIGFLESFDTADCNPLADGLRGSRLGQTLWAVMLFSGLTPAIWNGQEIADRTVLPRLLALWRKEPALRYGTVAYQDLTAATGDIMIIYREFEQRRLIGVINLGALPGRFIAPQPIGRDLLEISPLSRERRGIGEELRLAPFGIYCFEG, from the coding sequence ATGAGTTACGAACTCTACGAACAGACTGACCAGATCATTTTACGCACCGCTCGTTATGAACTCGGCTGGTCAACGGATAGTGGCGCTCTGATCGTCTTTCGTCGTGATAATGGCCCAAATATTCTCGGTTTTGGCCCTCCGGTTGCCGGGGTTGATGTTGCTATCGGTTCGCCGACCAATTGGATTACCGCGCAGACGTTCGCGCGCTACATCTGGCATCGTTTGCAGATTCTGCCAGATGGTTACCTGCAGATGACAATTATTGTCGGTCTTGGCCCGTTCAAGGTGTTTGATCATTACCTGTTGTCTGACGAGGTGATCGAGCGCTGGATTGAGATCGAAAATGTCAGCGGTGATGAACTCCGCATGTACGGTGTACGGTTGATCATTCCTCATGTCCAGATTGGCTCGCCAGATCGCTGTACCTTTGAGGCGCCGGGCAACAGTGTTCGGCCACGTGCACCGTATACCATCGCCTGCACCCAGGATCGTAACATTCTGCCCCGTCGTTTCTTTGCGCCCGGCTTACGTGGTGGCAGTGCCTTTGAGCCGGCACCAACCCAGGGTGCCGGGGTGATGGCTCTTGTCAATTCTGATCTCGCACTGACCTTCCTCTGCTGGTACGCCGGTGATGATGAGGCGGCACTTCCATACGTGCAGGGCAGCCACACAGCAGTCTCTTTGGCCTATGAGATTGCTGTTGCCGGCTGGCTGCCCTCAGATTGGCGGTTTGCGCTGGGACGGCAGTTTTTTACTCTTACCCCCGAACCCTGGCCGGCGGCATTGGCAATCTATCGGGCATTGACGCCATTCCCCCGTCCGCCAATGCCATGGCTGCGTGATGCAATCATCTATGTCGCCGATCTGCGACAGCACGGTGGTGCTGATGGGTTGCGCCACCGTTTACCTGAACTGACAACGCTTGGGGTCGATACGCTATGTTTGTTACCGTGGCATACGGTTGGTGATCGCCCGCATCTAATCGGCGATCTCGAACAGATCGATCCGGCGTGTGGTGATCACGAGACGATCCAACAGCTTGTTGCAGCAGCTCACCAGCACGGCATGCGGGTCTTGGTAGATGTTGCCATGCAGGGTTGTGCTCCCGATTCTCGTTACCTTAACGAACACCCGGAATGGTTTGTCCGTGATGAGTCAGGGGCATTTGTGATTGGGACACCGGCAGATGTACCGGCAGTGGCGCGCCATCCCGGTGTTGCTCTTGCTACCGGTGGCTACCATTTCGACTGGCTACGCAGCGACTGGCGTCTGTACTGGCAACAATGGGTGATTGGCCAGGTTGATCACTTTGCCCTGGATGGGATACGGGCAGTGGCCCCATACAGCGCAGCGCCGGCCTGGATACGGCGGGCATCGCTACGGGCGAGTACCGGTTCTGCTTTGATGGTGCAGACCCTACAAGAGATTGCGACAGCCCGGCCAGAGCTTGCCATGATCTCTACTCTCTCCGGGCCACGGTCTGCCCAATTTGCCGGGGGATGGTTCGATTATCCCAGCCACCATATGCTCGTCCATCTGGCGATGCGCCGGATTACCCCTGCTGAGTGGTCGGCATATCAGAGAGATTATGCCGAACTCTATCCTGATACCTATCGGATTGGGTTTCTTGAATCTTTCGATACTGCCGATTGCAATCCGTTAGCCGATGGCTTACGCGGTTCACGGCTTGGTCAGACGCTCTGGGCAGTGATGCTGTTTAGTGGTCTGACACCGGCGATCTGGAATGGTCAGGAGATCGCAGATCGCACTGTCTTACCGCGCCTGTTGGCTTTATGGCGTAAAGAGCCGGCGCTTCGCTATGGGACAGTGGCTTACCAGGACCTTACGGCCGCTACTGGCGACATTATGATTATCTATCGTGAGTTTGAACAACGGCGCTTGATCGGCGTGATCAATCTGGGCGCGTTACCGGGCCGATTCATTGCCCCCCAGCCTATTGGGCGTGATCTGCTCGAAATTTCACCGTTGAGTCGGGAACGGCGCGGTATCGGTGAAGAATTGCGTCTGGCACCGTTCGGTATCTACTGCTTCGAGGGTTGA
- a CDS encoding haloacid dehalogenase type II, translating to MPRVCVFDVNETLLDLRALDPMFEQAFGDPGVRHEWFQQVIHLAMVVTITGSYVPFAQIGDAALTMTAARRGVKLSSSGRQQILAGMRQLPPHPDVQPALERLQANGIRLATLTNSNVELAEAQLAFAGLRDFFEVRLSVEEVRRLKPAPEVYQMAAHRLGVAMDQVRLIAAHAWDVAGALRAGCAAAFVARPGMVLDPLAPPPDVVGHDLAAVADQILVIERQAA from the coding sequence ATGCCACGTGTTTGTGTCTTCGACGTGAATGAGACCTTGCTCGACCTGCGTGCCCTCGATCCTATGTTTGAGCAGGCGTTTGGCGACCCTGGCGTGCGGCACGAGTGGTTTCAGCAGGTGATTCACCTGGCAATGGTGGTCACCATTACGGGAAGCTATGTTCCATTCGCGCAGATTGGCGATGCCGCACTGACAATGACAGCCGCACGCCGTGGTGTAAAGCTGAGCAGTAGCGGTCGGCAACAGATTCTGGCTGGTATGCGGCAACTGCCTCCGCATCCCGATGTACAACCGGCACTCGAACGCTTGCAGGCCAACGGGATCAGGCTGGCAACACTCACGAATTCAAATGTCGAACTGGCCGAGGCTCAACTTGCTTTTGCCGGCCTGCGTGACTTCTTTGAGGTGCGTCTGTCGGTCGAGGAAGTTCGCCGTTTGAAACCGGCGCCGGAGGTGTATCAGATGGCGGCTCATCGGCTGGGTGTGGCAATGGATCAGGTACGGTTGATTGCCGCCCATGCCTGGGACGTAGCAGGAGCCTTGCGTGCCGGTTGTGCCGCTGCTTTTGTCGCCCGTCCAGGTATGGTACTCGACCCATTGGCTCCACCGCCGGATGTGGTAGGACATGATCTGGCCGCGGTTGCAGATCAAATCCTGGTCATAGAGAGGCAGGCGGCATAA
- a CDS encoding S8 family serine peptidase has protein sequence MSRLFSRNYLVALTLLLSLVLAGILPLRPVEAQPRPDRPTPGTPLTIEPLTASSREDVAVNKNLALSRDGTLASVFLKIDSPSLASFMAQNGITDINAPAAQDYLRQLNAELDALIAQAQQRIPGLIVTHRFDLIIGGVSVAAPVSHLDQLRRLPNVVEVINDRIERIETYRTPAFIGATTAWNRGGGSAFAGEGVIFGVLDSGVWPEHPSFSDPDPLGKPYAPPPPAPGNPGGLRACNFGSATPGDAPFTCNNKLIGSYRFMSAYDFFVGTQPYEFRSGRDDDGHGTHTASTAAGNRGVPASDGSRVFGTISGIAPRAYIVNYKVCGELGCFTTDSAAAVQQAIRDGVHVINFSISGGTNPYSDIASLAFLDAYNAGILVSASAGNSGPAPDTVNHREPWVATVGASTSDRSYLSTLTVQGSSGTFTAVGASSGAGISTPAPVVVNTTDPLCLNPAAAGTFTGQIVVCERGIIARVAKSANVAAGGAIGMILYNPTPSSLDADFHSIPTVHIQNTDGSALLAFLTANPGATATFTPGAPGPIQGDVMAGFSSRGGPGQTLGISKPDVTAPGVNILAGYTAIEYGQAVPQFAFLSGTSMSSPHNAGAAILLKWLNPTWTPGQIKSALMTSAKAAGVYKEDGVTRFTPFDAGSGRIDLRKAWDPGLTFDETGANYLALQNELWKANYPSLYVPRMPGLITVSRTVREVSGYNSFYKSTISYQAGQPRDFKVIVPKEFFVPANGTYTFNITVDARDVPLGQVRHAVVIFTERNGCQVRFPVTIVRGEPDIRMEKQCDPATLALRGTTDCTISITNTTFNDVTVTLNDTMPKQLKLVSGSVTGGATETSNGLTFSGTLTGASPPNISAGRLTFNGYLSLASLGASPNVSLGDETIANFTLSRPFVFGGQTYNTIGMVSNGYAVIGGGTAADVQYINRTFPNPARPNNTLGAFWTDLDGSAGGGYYAYLVGFGPCSNPANACWLILEWENAPNWGDGELNTFQIWIGLNGVEDITYSYGPTLSDGDSGYVTVGAENAFGNRGANIYSNDGFGPIVGTIPTANSNDVYIATTPGTPGQTITIGFRAQGVRLGRWTNYAELTSPSFFGTYIDPFSGEVVRP, from the coding sequence ATGAGTCGTCTATTTTCACGCAACTATCTGGTTGCATTGACGTTGCTACTGTCGCTCGTACTGGCTGGAATTTTACCGTTACGTCCTGTAGAAGCGCAACCGCGCCCTGATCGCCCAACGCCCGGAACGCCGTTAACCATCGAACCCCTCACTGCAAGTAGCCGTGAAGATGTGGCTGTCAACAAAAATCTAGCCCTTTCACGCGACGGCACCCTCGCCAGCGTCTTCCTCAAGATCGACTCACCATCACTCGCCTCGTTTATGGCGCAGAATGGTATCACTGACATCAACGCCCCCGCAGCCCAGGACTATCTGCGTCAACTGAACGCCGAACTTGATGCGCTGATCGCCCAGGCGCAACAGCGCATCCCCGGTCTGATTGTCACGCACCGTTTTGATCTGATCATCGGCGGTGTTTCGGTGGCCGCTCCGGTCAGTCATCTCGACCAATTGCGTCGGTTACCTAATGTGGTTGAGGTGATTAACGACCGGATTGAGCGCATCGAGACCTACCGCACCCCTGCGTTCATTGGGGCAACCACGGCATGGAATCGTGGCGGTGGTTCGGCATTTGCCGGTGAAGGCGTGATCTTTGGCGTCCTCGACAGTGGTGTCTGGCCCGAACATCCGTCATTCTCCGACCCCGATCCGCTCGGCAAACCCTACGCTCCCCCACCACCCGCGCCGGGTAATCCTGGTGGTCTCCGCGCCTGTAATTTCGGCAGTGCGACACCCGGTGATGCGCCGTTCACCTGCAATAACAAGCTGATCGGTTCGTACCGCTTTATGAGTGCCTACGATTTCTTTGTCGGCACTCAACCATACGAGTTCCGCTCTGGTCGCGATGATGATGGACACGGTACCCATACTGCTTCAACGGCAGCCGGTAACCGTGGCGTTCCGGCCAGTGATGGCAGCCGGGTATTCGGAACCATCTCCGGCATCGCGCCACGGGCATACATCGTAAACTACAAAGTGTGTGGTGAGCTGGGATGCTTTACGACCGACTCGGCAGCCGCTGTTCAGCAGGCAATCCGCGATGGTGTACACGTGATCAACTTCTCGATCAGCGGTGGTACCAATCCGTACAGCGACATCGCCTCACTTGCATTTCTTGACGCCTACAATGCCGGGATTCTGGTGTCGGCATCGGCAGGCAACTCCGGCCCGGCACCCGATACGGTCAACCACCGCGAACCGTGGGTAGCGACGGTTGGTGCCAGCACCTCAGATCGGTCGTACCTCAGTACATTGACGGTACAGGGCAGCAGCGGAACCTTCACTGCGGTTGGCGCTTCGAGTGGCGCCGGCATTTCGACGCCTGCGCCGGTTGTCGTCAACACCACCGACCCGCTGTGTCTCAACCCAGCAGCAGCCGGCACTTTCACCGGCCAGATCGTTGTGTGCGAACGAGGAATCATTGCCCGCGTTGCGAAGAGCGCGAATGTGGCAGCCGGTGGCGCTATCGGTATGATCCTCTACAATCCAACACCGAGCAGCCTTGACGCCGACTTCCACTCAATTCCGACAGTACACATCCAGAACACCGATGGCAGCGCATTGCTGGCCTTCCTGACTGCCAACCCCGGTGCCACGGCGACCTTCACCCCTGGCGCACCCGGCCCGATCCAGGGAGATGTGATGGCCGGCTTCAGTTCGCGCGGTGGTCCTGGTCAGACCCTCGGTATCAGCAAGCCTGACGTGACTGCACCCGGTGTCAACATTCTGGCCGGCTATACAGCAATTGAATACGGGCAGGCGGTACCACAGTTCGCCTTCCTGAGCGGTACGTCGATGTCCAGCCCGCACAATGCCGGTGCTGCAATCCTGCTCAAGTGGCTCAACCCAACCTGGACGCCCGGTCAGATCAAATCAGCGCTGATGACCAGTGCGAAAGCTGCCGGTGTCTATAAAGAGGACGGTGTTACTCGCTTTACGCCATTCGATGCCGGTTCAGGCCGCATTGATTTGCGCAAAGCCTGGGACCCCGGCCTGACATTCGACGAGACCGGTGCCAATTATCTGGCATTGCAGAATGAACTGTGGAAGGCCAATTATCCCAGCCTGTACGTACCGAGAATGCCGGGATTGATCACCGTCAGCCGCACGGTACGTGAAGTGTCGGGGTACAACAGCTTCTACAAGAGCACCATTTCGTACCAGGCCGGCCAACCACGCGACTTCAAGGTCATTGTACCGAAGGAGTTCTTCGTTCCGGCAAACGGTACGTACACCTTCAATATCACGGTTGATGCCCGTGATGTGCCGTTAGGACAGGTACGGCATGCCGTGGTCATCTTCACCGAACGGAACGGCTGTCAGGTTCGTTTCCCTGTCACGATTGTACGTGGCGAGCCTGATATTCGGATGGAGAAGCAGTGCGATCCGGCGACCCTGGCCTTGCGCGGGACAACCGACTGCACCATCTCGATCACCAATACCACCTTCAACGACGTCACAGTGACGCTCAACGATACCATGCCGAAACAGTTGAAACTGGTGAGCGGGAGTGTCACCGGTGGTGCCACCGAAACGAGCAACGGCCTGACCTTCAGTGGAACCCTCACCGGCGCATCGCCACCCAACATTAGCGCGGGTCGTTTGACCTTCAACGGATATCTGTCGCTTGCCAGCCTCGGTGCGTCCCCGAATGTGAGCCTCGGTGACGAGACGATTGCCAACTTCACCCTGAGTCGCCCGTTTGTCTTCGGTGGGCAAACGTACAACACTATCGGCATGGTCAGCAACGGGTATGCTGTGATCGGTGGCGGTACGGCGGCAGATGTGCAATATATCAACCGTACCTTCCCCAACCCTGCCCGCCCGAACAATACGCTGGGTGCGTTCTGGACCGACCTCGACGGTAGCGCTGGAGGTGGCTACTACGCTTACCTTGTTGGATTTGGACCATGCAGCAATCCGGCGAATGCCTGCTGGCTGATTCTGGAGTGGGAAAACGCACCGAACTGGGGTGACGGTGAATTGAACACCTTCCAGATCTGGATCGGATTGAACGGCGTCGAAGACATTACCTACTCCTACGGTCCGACCCTCTCTGATGGCGATAGCGGCTATGTCACCGTCGGCGCCGAGAATGCGTTCGGTAATCGCGGGGCGAATATCTACAGCAACGACGGCTTCGGCCCGATTGTGGGTACTATACCAACCGCGAACTCGAACGATGTTTACATCGCAACCACCCCCGGCACACCGGGACAGACCATCACCATTGGCTTCCGCGCCCAGGGTGTACGCCTCGGACGCTGGACGAACTACGCCGAACTGACCAGTCCATCCTTCTTCGGCACGTACATTGATCCGTTCAGTGGTGAGGTTGTCCGACCGTAG
- a CDS encoding DoxX family protein codes for MTMDLGLLILQLVVGLLMMGHGAQKLFGWFGGHGLRATADWLAGMGIRAPRFWALMAGLAEFGGGLLFALGLFHPLGSLAIIAVMIAAIALVHWSHGLWISNGGSEYNIVLLVLAAVMGLWEPGAYTLDRALGIALPQPQTFWIGLILVLAGLAFALLRRQSRTTMAAASGAGQAAH; via the coding sequence ATGACGATGGATCTGGGTCTGCTCATCCTGCAACTGGTTGTTGGGCTGCTCATGATGGGGCACGGTGCCCAGAAGCTGTTCGGCTGGTTCGGTGGTCATGGCCTGCGGGCAACCGCCGATTGGCTGGCAGGTATGGGAATACGTGCACCACGTTTCTGGGCACTAATGGCCGGTCTGGCTGAGTTTGGCGGCGGTCTTCTCTTTGCCCTCGGCCTCTTCCATCCGCTTGGCTCACTGGCAATCATTGCCGTTATGATCGCGGCAATCGCTCTCGTCCACTGGTCACACGGACTGTGGATTAGCAATGGGGGCAGTGAATACAATATCGTTCTCCTTGTCCTGGCCGCGGTAATGGGGCTGTGGGAACCCGGTGCCTACACGCTCGACCGTGCTCTCGGTATCGCCCTTCCGCAGCCACAAACCTTCTGGATTGGCCTGATCCTCGTGTTGGCCGGTCTGGCCTTCGCCCTCCTGCGCCGGCAGTCGCGCACGACGATGGCTGCGGCGAGTGGTGCTGGTCAGGCCGCTCATTAG
- the groES gene encoding co-chaperone GroES gives MHVKPLNDRVVVKPKPREEKTKGGIFLPDTASKERPMEGEVIAVGPGRRADDGKLIPMSVKVGQHVLYAKYAGTEFKIDDEEYLILQEKDILGIIEGE, from the coding sequence GTGCACGTCAAACCGTTGAATGATCGGGTTGTAGTCAAACCAAAGCCGCGTGAAGAGAAGACGAAAGGCGGCATTTTCCTGCCCGATACCGCAAGCAAAGAGCGCCCGATGGAGGGTGAAGTGATTGCGGTGGGTCCAGGTCGCCGTGCTGATGACGGCAAACTGATCCCGATGAGTGTTAAGGTCGGTCAGCACGTGCTCTACGCCAAATATGCCGGTACGGAATTTAAGATTGACGATGAGGAATACCTGATTCTCCAGGAGAAGGATATTCTCGGTATCATTGAAGGGGAGTAA